In Arthrobacter ramosus, one DNA window encodes the following:
- a CDS encoding MBL fold metallo-hydrolase has product MEVVVVETTQLGDRSYLVHDGTVALVIDPQRDTDRVETAARNAGVTITHVAETHLHNDYLTGGLILALEHGARYLVNAADNVAFEREPVVPGNTFKVGSLTVKAIATPGHTHTHLAYLVSDPDAGTGVRQAVFSGGSLLYGSVGRTDLIAEEDTAGLAHAQYASVRRLVAEAAPDAILYPTHGFGSFCSIGPASRIPSSTIGEQTATNHALTDPDEDHFVRHLLANITAYPSYYAHMSPLNAVGPGTAMLDVPESVESAELERRLENGEWVVDLRNRVAFAANHLRGSVAFEYGTGSSFTSYLGWVLPWKQPLTLLGAHDDVEKAIRDLARIGFDSPDASVGEDPGALAPGASLVQYPITGWAGLVRDRAAGETVLDVRRAEEFAASHVSGAANVPLHELLLRLDELPEARIWVHCTSGYRASVAASLLHRAGRDVVLIDALFREAADAGVELTSAAPA; this is encoded by the coding sequence ATGGAAGTTGTCGTCGTCGAAACGACCCAATTGGGGGATCGCAGCTACCTCGTCCATGACGGCACGGTGGCGCTTGTGATCGACCCCCAGCGTGATACCGACCGCGTCGAAACGGCAGCGCGAAACGCCGGTGTGACCATCACGCATGTCGCTGAGACCCACCTCCACAACGACTACCTCACGGGTGGCCTCATCCTTGCCCTGGAGCACGGCGCCCGCTACTTGGTGAATGCCGCAGACAACGTGGCGTTTGAGCGTGAGCCGGTTGTTCCGGGGAACACGTTCAAGGTGGGCAGCCTGACCGTCAAAGCCATCGCGACCCCCGGCCATACGCACACGCACCTGGCGTATCTGGTTTCGGACCCCGACGCCGGCACTGGCGTCCGGCAAGCGGTGTTTTCCGGGGGCAGCCTGCTCTACGGTTCTGTGGGCCGGACTGATTTGATTGCCGAGGAGGACACCGCCGGGCTGGCCCATGCTCAGTACGCCTCGGTTCGCCGGCTCGTGGCTGAGGCAGCACCGGACGCGATTCTGTATCCGACCCACGGCTTCGGTTCGTTCTGCTCCATCGGTCCTGCGAGCAGGATCCCCTCTTCGACGATCGGGGAGCAGACCGCCACCAACCATGCGCTCACAGACCCCGACGAAGACCACTTTGTCAGGCACCTGTTAGCGAATATCACGGCCTACCCGAGCTACTACGCACACATGAGCCCGCTCAACGCCGTGGGACCGGGGACCGCGATGCTCGACGTGCCGGAATCGGTGGAATCCGCGGAACTGGAGCGCAGACTCGAGAACGGGGAATGGGTGGTGGACCTGCGCAACAGGGTCGCATTCGCCGCGAACCACCTGCGCGGCAGCGTGGCCTTTGAATACGGGACGGGATCGAGCTTCACGAGCTACCTCGGTTGGGTCCTGCCATGGAAACAGCCGCTGACGTTGCTGGGTGCCCACGACGACGTCGAAAAGGCCATCCGCGATCTCGCAAGGATCGGATTCGACTCCCCGGACGCCTCCGTCGGCGAGGATCCCGGGGCTTTGGCGCCAGGCGCGTCGTTGGTGCAGTATCCGATCACCGGGTGGGCGGGACTCGTGCGGGACCGGGCCGCGGGTGAAACAGTGCTGGACGTGCGCCGTGCCGAGGAATTTGCCGCCTCCCATGTGTCAGGGGCAGCGAATGTTCCGTTGCATGAGCTTTTGCTCCGGCTGGACGAATTGCCGGAGGCGAGGATCTGGGTGCATTGCACCTCCGGCTACCGGGCCAGCGTCGCCGCAAGCCTCCTTCACCGAGCCGGCCGCGACGTTGTGCTCATCGACGCACTCTTCCGCGAGGCAGCTGATGCAGGTGTCGAGCTGACGAGCGCCGCTCCCGCCTAG
- a CDS encoding FadR/GntR family transcriptional regulator: MSLTPSRRPALAEEVTKQLRGMIQSGEWPLQEKIPAEPELMASLGVSRGTLREAIKALAHSGMLEVRRGDGTYVRATSEISGAAQRMYKEHTQEHVVEVRVGLDTQAARLATKHATAEDIAAMRALLQARHDAWLAADYPAWARADWDFHERVALASGNPLLHQLYVSFGGVFHDDLLRQQRKAGFNGIPHEGHDELADAIEARDEAAAVASVYRNLDFAAEWINS, encoded by the coding sequence ATGAGCCTGACACCTTCGCGCCGGCCCGCTTTGGCCGAGGAAGTCACCAAGCAACTTCGCGGCATGATCCAGTCCGGAGAGTGGCCGCTGCAGGAAAAGATTCCGGCCGAGCCGGAACTCATGGCCTCGCTCGGAGTCTCCCGCGGGACACTCCGCGAAGCCATCAAAGCCTTGGCGCACAGCGGCATGTTGGAGGTCCGCCGGGGTGACGGAACCTATGTCCGGGCCACCAGCGAGATCTCCGGCGCAGCCCAACGAATGTACAAGGAACACACACAGGAGCATGTGGTCGAGGTCCGGGTGGGCCTCGACACCCAGGCCGCCCGACTGGCCACGAAGCATGCCACGGCCGAGGACATCGCCGCCATGCGGGCCCTCCTCCAAGCACGCCACGACGCGTGGCTCGCAGCCGACTACCCCGCCTGGGCACGAGCCGATTGGGATTTCCACGAACGAGTGGCCCTGGCGTCGGGCAACCCGTTGCTGCACCAGTTGTATGTGTCCTTCGGCGGGGTCTTCCACGACGATCTCCTGCGCCAACAACGCAAAGCCGGCTTCAACGGCATCCCTCACGAAGGCCACGACGAACTCGCCGACGCCATCGAGGCACGCGACGAGGCCGCCGCCGTCGCGAGCGTCTACCGCAACCTGGACTTCGCCGCGGAATGGATCAACAGCTGA
- a CDS encoding MFS transporter has product MASTHPTPHATEAKTLPATGGTVAPKSRVIAVVGIIAVILIGLNLRAGITSAAALFHDLQAFLGYGALVASILPSIPLLCFAVAGLATSWLSRRIGVEKSIFVALAMLAAGLLVRSIPATGALLAGTVLAMSGLAVCNVAMPSYIREHYASKTSMMTGLYTFTMSGGATFAAAVSVPLAQQLGSPSMGLAAWGLLGVAALLGFLPMVLHTHRTSRKANQEHVSMWPLLRTRLGFLITSIFTLQALLAYAVMSWFAYILTTQGLSASESGLQFGLMQLVSVAAGMILLAIGSRPGMMRPALYLGSGTTLLAIPAMLLLPTSFASVPAVMFGFGLGIFPLVLVIISRSGRTTAETTAMSTVAQSVGYLIAALGPFGMGLLHSATVAWTLPLALLAAAALALMVTSHLLTSKRTPIKAGPRPVA; this is encoded by the coding sequence ATGGCTTCAACTCACCCGACTCCCCATGCAACGGAAGCAAAAACTCTGCCGGCCACCGGCGGTACGGTGGCGCCGAAATCCCGGGTGATCGCCGTCGTCGGGATCATCGCCGTCATCCTGATCGGCCTGAACCTGCGCGCCGGCATCACGAGCGCGGCGGCGCTGTTCCACGATTTGCAGGCATTCCTCGGCTACGGGGCGCTAGTCGCGTCGATTCTTCCGTCCATCCCCCTGCTGTGCTTCGCCGTGGCAGGATTGGCCACCTCATGGCTGTCGCGCCGGATCGGCGTCGAGAAGTCGATCTTCGTGGCGCTGGCAATGTTGGCTGCCGGGCTCCTGGTCCGCAGCATCCCCGCGACCGGCGCCCTCCTCGCCGGAACAGTGCTGGCGATGTCCGGCCTGGCGGTGTGCAACGTGGCCATGCCGTCGTACATCCGCGAGCACTATGCGAGCAAGACTTCCATGATGACCGGCCTCTACACCTTCACGATGTCCGGCGGTGCCACCTTCGCGGCGGCGGTCAGCGTGCCCTTGGCCCAGCAACTGGGCTCGCCGTCGATGGGCCTGGCCGCGTGGGGCCTCCTTGGCGTCGCCGCGCTTCTTGGCTTCCTCCCGATGGTCCTGCACACCCATCGCACTTCACGGAAGGCCAACCAGGAGCACGTTTCCATGTGGCCGCTCCTGCGCACCCGGCTGGGATTCCTCATCACTTCCATCTTCACGTTGCAGGCCCTCCTGGCGTATGCCGTGATGAGTTGGTTTGCCTACATCCTGACAACCCAAGGACTCAGTGCCTCCGAGAGCGGCCTCCAGTTCGGACTCATGCAGCTGGTTTCGGTGGCCGCGGGCATGATCCTGCTGGCCATCGGCTCGCGGCCCGGCATGATGCGGCCTGCCCTGTACCTGGGCAGCGGGACCACCCTTCTGGCAATCCCGGCAATGCTGTTGCTCCCGACGTCGTTCGCCTCGGTTCCCGCCGTAATGTTCGGTTTCGGCCTGGGCATCTTCCCCCTGGTCCTGGTGATCATCAGCCGGAGCGGGCGTACGACGGCGGAGACCACCGCCATGTCCACCGTCGCCCAGTCCGTGGGGTACTTGATTGCGGCTTTGGGACCGTTCGGCATGGGCCTGCTCCACAGTGCCACGGTTGCTTGGACGCTCCCCCTGGCACTCCTCGCCGCTGCGGCCCTGGCCCTCATGGTGACCTCCCACCTGCTGACCAGCAAACGCACGCCAATCAAGGCCGGACCAAGGCCCGTGGCATGA
- a CDS encoding PucR family transcriptional regulator: MAMSLAALVAVPSLRLRKAGLAETTWNEDIRWVAVTEQEDPQRFLNGGELILTTGLRLNGAAEQRRFVRQVQRAGAVGIGFGTGLTHESVPPGLIAEANRWGLPLVEVPYETPFIAIGKLVADSQSADHYSKLERLIAGHQILARALLTGGGLGELLKQLGSMLRSDIALTQFSAQLYNSVAGNPAPTADDWASFPIPTGRRDACTLWIKQPFGDTGIVSYAQNLISVELNNMVKQRQSQRALAGQVLDDVIHGTLDTVEGARRLAGVGINSTRKNVVLLVVSAAHYKQLGSTSLPQSLDGGVTAVVGKDLVTVVPDDGSSASALAKDLSDHLLEAGIHAVIGIGGAYTKPNGVRWSYFEARDAVAHGLPVNEPERLSLTSLLLASEDVPLADMASEALTPLRKFDAAHGSELVPTLESYLNHNGSVAAVAEALTLHRNTVRYRLAQITDLTGYDPAQTPDRVQLWLALAVQRLGARNPR, encoded by the coding sequence ATGGCAATGTCACTCGCCGCGCTCGTCGCCGTCCCCTCTCTTAGGCTCCGTAAAGCCGGCCTCGCGGAAACCACCTGGAACGAAGATATCCGTTGGGTGGCCGTGACTGAGCAGGAGGATCCCCAACGCTTCCTCAATGGCGGTGAGCTGATCCTGACCACTGGACTCAGGCTCAATGGGGCCGCGGAACAGCGCCGCTTCGTGCGCCAGGTCCAGCGCGCGGGAGCCGTCGGCATCGGCTTCGGCACCGGACTGACCCACGAGTCCGTGCCTCCCGGCCTCATTGCTGAGGCGAACCGCTGGGGCCTGCCCCTCGTGGAAGTCCCGTACGAGACCCCCTTCATCGCCATCGGCAAACTCGTCGCCGATTCCCAATCCGCTGACCACTACTCCAAGCTGGAGCGCCTCATCGCCGGCCACCAGATCCTGGCCCGAGCCCTGCTGACCGGTGGCGGGCTCGGCGAATTGCTCAAGCAGTTGGGCAGCATGCTCCGGTCCGACATCGCGCTCACGCAGTTCAGCGCCCAGCTCTACAACAGCGTGGCCGGCAACCCCGCGCCGACGGCAGACGACTGGGCGTCCTTCCCCATCCCGACAGGCCGTCGCGACGCCTGCACCCTATGGATCAAGCAGCCCTTCGGTGACACCGGGATTGTCAGTTATGCGCAGAACCTGATCAGCGTCGAACTCAACAACATGGTCAAGCAGCGCCAGAGCCAGCGGGCCTTGGCGGGCCAGGTGCTGGACGATGTCATCCACGGAACGCTGGACACCGTGGAAGGCGCCCGCCGCCTGGCCGGCGTCGGGATCAACAGCACCCGAAAGAACGTCGTGCTGCTGGTGGTCTCCGCCGCCCACTACAAACAGCTCGGCAGCACTTCGCTTCCGCAATCGCTCGACGGCGGGGTGACCGCCGTCGTCGGGAAGGACTTGGTGACGGTAGTGCCCGACGACGGCAGTTCCGCGAGCGCGCTCGCCAAGGATCTCAGTGATCACCTTTTGGAAGCCGGGATCCACGCGGTGATCGGGATCGGCGGCGCCTACACCAAGCCGAACGGCGTGCGCTGGAGTTACTTCGAAGCGCGCGACGCCGTGGCGCACGGCCTGCCGGTCAACGAACCTGAGCGGCTCAGCCTGACCTCGTTGTTGCTGGCGAGCGAGGATGTGCCGTTGGCCGATATGGCCAGCGAGGCCCTCACTCCCCTGCGCAAGTTCGACGCCGCCCACGGCTCGGAACTCGTTCCGACCCTGGAAAGCTACCTCAACCACAACGGTTCGGTGGCCGCCGTCGCCGAAGCCCTGACCCTGCACCGCAACACAGTGCGCTACCGGCTGGCGCAAATCACGGACCTCACCGGCTACGACCCCGCCCAGACGCCGGACCGGGTGCAGCTGTGGCTTGCCCTTGCCGTGCAACGGCTGGGAGCGCGCAACCCGCGCTAG
- a CDS encoding gamma-aminobutyraldehyde dehydrogenase, which yields MVQTLQNFINGEFVTPAGTELLDIVNPTNGEIVAHAPVSTAADVDAAMNAAKEAFKSWKHVTPGQRQLMLLKLADAIEANSDELVEAQHRNTGQVRALIASEEVAAGADQLRFFAGAARIMEGKSAGEYFEGHTSYVRREPIGVVAQVAPWNYPFLMGIWKIGPALAAGNTVVLKPSDTTPESTLVLARLAGEIFPAGVLNVVLGNAATGSMMVEHKVPGLVSITGSVRAGIAVASGAAKGLKRAHLELGGKAPAIVFKDADIKKSAAAIAEFAFFNAGQDCTAITRVLIEDSIHDDVVAAMVEHTKTLHTGSQNDDENYFGPLNNVNHFNAVNSVVEHLPANCKIETGGHRAGDKGFFFEPTIITGAKQTDDVVQKETFGPVITVQKFTTEAEALELANDVEYALASSVWTTDHGTAMRMSRDLDFGAVWINTHILLTAEMPHGGFKQSGYGKDLSMYGVEDYTRIKHVMSALDA from the coding sequence GTGGTCCAAACCTTGCAGAACTTCATCAACGGCGAGTTCGTCACGCCGGCAGGCACCGAACTGCTCGACATCGTGAACCCCACCAACGGGGAGATTGTCGCTCATGCGCCTGTCTCCACGGCGGCCGACGTCGATGCGGCCATGAACGCGGCGAAGGAAGCCTTCAAGTCCTGGAAGCATGTCACGCCTGGCCAGCGCCAGCTCATGCTCCTCAAGCTCGCTGACGCCATCGAAGCCAACAGCGACGAGCTCGTTGAGGCGCAGCACCGCAACACCGGCCAGGTCCGCGCCCTCATCGCATCCGAGGAAGTTGCCGCTGGTGCAGACCAGCTCCGCTTCTTCGCCGGCGCCGCGCGCATCATGGAAGGCAAGTCCGCCGGCGAGTATTTCGAGGGCCACACCTCGTACGTACGCCGCGAACCGATCGGCGTCGTGGCCCAGGTTGCACCGTGGAACTACCCGTTCCTCATGGGCATCTGGAAGATCGGCCCCGCCCTCGCCGCAGGCAACACTGTTGTTCTCAAGCCCTCCGACACCACTCCGGAATCCACCTTGGTCCTGGCCCGTCTGGCGGGGGAGATCTTCCCGGCCGGCGTCCTGAACGTAGTCCTCGGCAACGCGGCCACCGGCTCCATGATGGTGGAGCACAAAGTCCCGGGCCTCGTCTCGATCACGGGTTCCGTACGTGCCGGTATTGCCGTGGCCAGTGGAGCGGCCAAGGGCCTTAAGCGTGCCCACCTGGAACTCGGTGGCAAGGCCCCGGCCATCGTCTTCAAGGATGCCGACATCAAGAAGAGCGCAGCGGCCATCGCCGAATTCGCCTTCTTCAATGCCGGCCAGGACTGCACGGCCATCACCCGCGTGCTGATTGAAGATTCGATCCACGACGACGTGGTTGCCGCCATGGTGGAACACACCAAGACGCTGCACACCGGTTCGCAGAACGACGACGAAAACTACTTCGGCCCGCTCAACAACGTGAACCACTTCAATGCCGTGAACTCGGTAGTGGAGCACCTGCCGGCCAACTGCAAGATCGAAACCGGCGGCCACCGCGCAGGTGACAAGGGCTTCTTCTTCGAGCCCACCATCATCACCGGCGCCAAGCAGACTGACGACGTCGTCCAGAAGGAAACCTTCGGTCCCGTCATCACCGTCCAGAAGTTCACCACCGAGGCCGAGGCTCTCGAGCTGGCCAACGACGTCGAATACGCCCTGGCCTCCAGCGTCTGGACCACGGACCACGGCACGGCCATGCGGATGAGCCGCGACCTGGACTTCGGCGCGGTCTGGATCAACACCCACATCCTGCTGACCGCTGAGATGCCGCACGGCGGCTTCAAGCAGTCCGGCTACGGCAAGGACCTGTCCATGTACGGCGTCGAGGACTACACGCGCATCAAGCACGTGATGTCTGCACTGGACGCGTAA
- the gabT gene encoding 4-aminobutyrate--2-oxoglutarate transaminase yields MTATAHEITYRLDQKRSINGAFPGPKSQALNERRAAVVAAGVSSGVPVYVEEADGGIIRDVDGNSFIDLGSGIAVTSVGASDPAVVAAVQDAAAHFTHTCFMVTPYEGYVAVAEQLNRLTPGDHEKRTVLFNSGAEAVENAVKVARLATGRDAVVAFDHAYHGRTNLTMALTAKAMPYKTNFGPFAPEVYRMPMSYPFREENPEITGAEAAKRAITMIEKQIGGDQVAAIIIEPIQGEGGFIVPAEGFLPALSAWAKDKGIVFIADEVQSGFCRTGEWFAVNHEGVVPDIITMAKGIAGGLPLSAITGRADLLDAVHPGGLGGTYGGNPVACAAAIAAIGTMEQHDLNARARHIEEIALGRLRELAAEVPAIGDVRGRGAMLAIELVQAGSKEPNAELTKAVAAACLQEGVIILTCGTYGNVIRLLPPLVISDELLLDGLEVLAAAIKANA; encoded by the coding sequence ATGACCGCAACAGCACATGAAATCACCTACCGCCTGGACCAGAAGCGCAGCATCAACGGCGCCTTCCCCGGCCCCAAGTCGCAGGCCCTGAACGAGCGCCGCGCGGCCGTCGTCGCTGCCGGCGTGTCCTCGGGCGTGCCGGTCTACGTTGAGGAAGCCGACGGCGGCATCATCCGCGACGTCGACGGCAACTCCTTCATCGACCTCGGCTCCGGCATCGCTGTCACCAGCGTGGGTGCCTCGGATCCCGCCGTCGTCGCCGCTGTCCAGGACGCTGCAGCGCACTTCACCCACACCTGTTTCATGGTCACGCCGTACGAGGGCTACGTCGCCGTCGCCGAGCAGCTGAACCGCCTCACCCCGGGCGACCACGAGAAGCGCACCGTGCTTTTCAACTCCGGCGCCGAAGCAGTGGAGAACGCTGTCAAGGTGGCACGCCTGGCAACCGGCCGTGACGCCGTCGTCGCTTTCGACCACGCCTACCACGGCCGCACGAACCTGACTATGGCACTCACCGCCAAGGCCATGCCGTACAAGACCAACTTCGGCCCGTTCGCGCCCGAGGTCTACCGCATGCCGATGAGCTACCCGTTCCGCGAAGAAAACCCTGAGATCACCGGTGCCGAGGCCGCCAAGCGCGCCATCACCATGATCGAGAAGCAGATCGGCGGCGACCAGGTTGCCGCGATCATCATCGAACCGATCCAGGGCGAGGGCGGCTTCATTGTCCCCGCCGAAGGCTTCCTGCCTGCGCTGTCCGCATGGGCCAAGGACAAGGGCATCGTCTTCATTGCCGACGAGGTCCAGTCCGGTTTCTGCCGCACGGGTGAATGGTTCGCCGTCAACCACGAGGGTGTTGTCCCGGACATCATCACCATGGCCAAGGGCATTGCCGGCGGCCTCCCGCTGTCCGCCATCACCGGCCGTGCAGACCTGCTCGACGCCGTCCACCCGGGCGGCCTCGGCGGCACCTACGGTGGCAACCCGGTCGCCTGTGCTGCGGCTATTGCTGCCATCGGCACCATGGAGCAGCACGACCTCAACGCCCGCGCACGCCACATCGAGGAAATCGCACTCGGCCGGTTGCGTGAGCTCGCCGCGGAAGTTCCCGCCATCGGCGACGTCCGCGGACGCGGTGCGATGCTGGCGATCGAGTTGGTCCAGGCCGGTTCCAAGGAACCGAACGCGGAACTGACCAAGGCCGTTGCCGCCGCGTGCCTCCAGGAAGGCGTCATCATCCTGACCTGCGGCACCTACGGCAATGTGATCCGTCTGCTGCCGCCGCTGGTCATCAGCGACGAACTGCTCCTGGACGGCCTCGAGGTCCTGGCAGCGGCCATCAAGGCCAACGCTTAG
- the rarD gene encoding EamA family transporter RarD yields the protein MVFGIGAYGLWGLLPLYFLVLQPAGAVEIVANRVVWSLIFCALLITITRTWRLLGNAFRDRAVLGPLAIAAGLIAINWLTYTFGVTTGHAVEASLGYFINPLVSVLLGVFVLKEKLRPLQWAAVGIGFIAVGVLTVSYGKLPWIALVLAFSFGLYGFVKKRVGPKVNAITSLTVETVVLAPIAGATMIVLGLTGAGTLGSNGPGHFWLLAASGIITAVPLLFFGASARRLPMTTIGLLQYFAPVLQFIVALAVFHEAMTPDRWVGFGIVWLALLLLTLDMLRTARKNSVIRKSARLSTA from the coding sequence GTGGTGTTCGGTATCGGGGCGTACGGTCTGTGGGGGCTGCTCCCGCTCTACTTCCTGGTGCTGCAACCCGCCGGAGCGGTGGAAATCGTCGCCAACCGGGTGGTGTGGTCGCTCATTTTCTGCGCCCTGCTCATCACCATCACCCGGACATGGCGCCTCCTCGGCAATGCCTTCCGGGACCGGGCCGTCCTGGGGCCACTCGCCATCGCTGCCGGGCTGATCGCCATCAACTGGCTGACCTACACCTTCGGGGTCACCACCGGACATGCGGTCGAAGCCTCGCTCGGCTACTTCATCAACCCGCTCGTGTCGGTGCTCCTTGGCGTGTTCGTCCTGAAGGAAAAGCTCCGCCCGCTCCAGTGGGCCGCCGTCGGGATCGGTTTCATCGCCGTCGGGGTCCTGACGGTTTCCTATGGCAAGCTGCCGTGGATCGCTCTGGTCCTGGCGTTCAGCTTTGGACTTTACGGTTTCGTGAAGAAGCGCGTGGGGCCTAAGGTCAATGCCATCACGAGCCTCACTGTGGAGACCGTGGTTCTCGCGCCGATCGCCGGCGCCACCATGATTGTCCTCGGCCTCACTGGGGCAGGGACTTTGGGCAGCAACGGCCCGGGCCACTTCTGGCTATTGGCGGCTTCAGGCATCATCACGGCCGTGCCGCTCCTGTTCTTCGGTGCCTCCGCGCGCCGCTTGCCCATGACCACCATCGGCCTGCTGCAATACTTCGCGCCGGTACTCCAGTTCATCGTGGCCCTGGCCGTCTTCCACGAGGCCATGACCCCTGACCGCTGGGTGGGCTTCGGCATCGTGTGGCTGGCGCTGCTGCTCCTGACACTCGACATGCTGCGCACGGCACGCAAAAACTCGGTCATCAGGAAAAGCGCACGGCTTAGCACGGCTTAA
- a CDS encoding FAD-dependent oxidoreductase: protein MSNSAETTSKRPLRVAIVGAGPAGVYAADILTKSNEVKDGDVEVSIDLFEAYPAPYGLIRYGVAPDHPRIKGIVNALHKVLDRGDIRFLGNVTYGRDLTLHDFRSFYDAVIFSTGAIKDADLNIPGIELEGSFGGADFVSWYDGHPDVPREWPLDAKEVAVIGNGNVALDVARMLSKHADDLLVTEIPDNVYAALKASPVTDVHVFGRRGPAQIKFTPLELRELSHSNDVDIVLYPEDFEFDEASDEAIRSNNQIKTMVNTLTNWLVEEHAEAEQPSSRRLHLHFLHSPVEIVSEDGSGKVSSIKFERMQLDGTGNVKGTGEFVDYPIQAVYRAIGYHGSPLDELEYDARRGVIPNDGGRVLDSDGKPVPGIYATGWIKRGPVGLIGHTKGDALETIGCLLEDRLTLPPAENPDPQAIINLLEERGIEYTTWEGWNKLDAHELALGAEWTVENPDAGVVRERIKVVPRVDMIEISRG from the coding sequence GTGTCCAACTCGGCCGAAACCACCTCAAAACGTCCATTGCGCGTCGCTATTGTCGGCGCAGGACCGGCCGGCGTGTATGCCGCGGACATCCTGACCAAATCGAACGAGGTCAAGGACGGCGACGTCGAGGTCAGCATCGACCTTTTCGAGGCATACCCCGCGCCGTACGGCCTCATCCGCTATGGCGTGGCACCGGACCACCCCCGCATCAAGGGCATCGTCAACGCGCTTCACAAGGTCCTGGACCGCGGAGACATCCGCTTCCTCGGCAACGTGACGTACGGCCGCGACCTCACGCTGCACGACTTCCGCTCCTTCTATGACGCGGTGATCTTCTCCACGGGTGCCATCAAGGACGCGGACCTGAACATCCCGGGAATCGAGTTGGAAGGCTCCTTCGGCGGAGCCGACTTCGTCTCCTGGTATGACGGACACCCGGATGTGCCCCGGGAATGGCCGCTGGATGCCAAGGAAGTAGCAGTCATCGGCAACGGCAACGTGGCACTGGACGTGGCCCGCATGCTCTCCAAGCACGCCGACGACCTGCTGGTGACCGAAATCCCGGACAACGTCTATGCCGCACTCAAGGCCTCCCCGGTCACCGACGTGCACGTCTTTGGCCGCCGCGGCCCCGCCCAGATCAAGTTCACTCCGCTGGAACTGCGCGAGCTCTCGCACTCCAACGACGTCGACATTGTGCTGTACCCGGAAGATTTCGAGTTTGACGAAGCTTCAGACGAGGCCATCCGCAGCAACAACCAGATCAAGACCATGGTCAACACACTGACCAACTGGCTCGTCGAGGAACATGCCGAAGCCGAGCAGCCCTCGTCCCGCCGCTTGCACTTGCATTTCCTGCACAGCCCGGTGGAGATCGTATCCGAGGACGGTTCGGGGAAAGTCTCCAGCATCAAGTTCGAGCGCATGCAGCTGGACGGCACGGGCAACGTCAAAGGCACCGGCGAGTTCGTGGACTATCCGATCCAGGCCGTCTACCGCGCCATCGGCTACCACGGTTCCCCGCTGGACGAGCTTGAGTACGACGCCCGTCGCGGTGTCATCCCCAACGACGGCGGACGGGTGCTGGACTCCGACGGCAAACCGGTACCCGGCATCTACGCCACCGGCTGGATCAAGCGCGGACCCGTCGGCCTGATCGGGCACACGAAGGGCGACGCCCTGGAGACCATCGGTTGCCTCCTGGAGGACCGCCTCACGCTGCCCCCGGCCGAAAACCCGGACCCGCAGGCCATCATCAACCTCCTGGAAGAGCGGGGCATCGAGTACACCACGTGGGAAGGCTGGAACAAGCTCGATGCGCACGAACTAGCCCTTGGCGCCGAATGGACCGTCGAAAACCCGGACGCCGGCGTCGTGCGTGAACGCATCAAGGTGGTCCCGCGCGTGGACATGATCGAGATCTCGCGCGGCTAG